From the Thermococcus sp. genome, one window contains:
- a CDS encoding prefoldin subunit beta: MQNIPPQVQNMLAQLESYQQQLQLVIQQKGKVQAELTEAKKALEEIEKLPEDSVIYKTVGTLIVKTTKEKALEELREKVETLEVRLNALERQEKKLNEKLKELTAKIQASLKPPVAG, encoded by the coding sequence ATGCAGAACATCCCGCCCCAGGTTCAAAACATGCTGGCCCAGCTTGAGAGCTACCAGCAGCAGCTCCAGCTCGTCATCCAGCAGAAGGGAAAGGTTCAGGCAGAGCTGACGGAGGCAAAGAAGGCCCTTGAGGAAATCGAGAAGCTCCCCGAAGATTCGGTAATCTACAAGACAGTCGGAACGCTGATAGTGAAGACCACGAAGGAGAAGGCCCTGGAGGAGCTCAGGGAGAAGGTCGAAACCCTCGAAGTCCGCCTGAACGCCCTTGAGAGGCAGGAGAAGAAGCTCAACGAAAAGCTCAAGGAGCTGACGGCCAAGATACAGGCCTCCCTCAAACCGCCCGTGGCGGGCTGA
- a CDS encoding KEOPS complex subunit Pcc1 has translation MGLQRGPSKEWPIEGLIEIALPNEETARVVYESVRYEHESVPYRRSRIEFLRRENRIIIKVLARDSSALRGTLNSYLRWIKVAIDSLEV, from the coding sequence ATGGGACTACAAAGAGGCCCTAGCAAAGAGTGGCCAATCGAGGGGCTGATAGAGATAGCCCTTCCAAACGAGGAAACCGCCAGGGTTGTTTACGAGAGCGTCCGATACGAGCACGAGAGCGTGCCCTACAGGAGGAGCAGGATTGAGTTTTTGAGAAGGGAAAACAGGATAATAATAAAAGTTCTCGCCCGTGACAGCTCTGCCCTGCGGGGAACTCTGAACTCCTACCTGAGATGGATTAAGGTGGCCATTGATTCCCTTGAGGTCTGA
- a CDS encoding ribosomal biogenesis protein translates to MMLITTSHRPTRRTRSFGHDLERVFPNSLYLTRGKKTIQDLLMEAYERNYERLLIINVWKGNPLKMTFIKVDPNDWGYLGYLYLHGIKLQREIGFRNLRPIREEMPFIVTTAKRVGIDHTAFAQAFAELTGGKFVPRGNKSLTAIADRYNTDVIGVIENYPRGMAVNFYRLDVTKDRAVGPLILVKIWIMEDGRRWDYKEALAKSGQSRG, encoded by the coding sequence ATGATGCTGATAACGACTTCCCACAGACCGACGAGGAGGACGAGGAGCTTCGGCCACGACCTGGAGAGAGTCTTCCCCAACTCCCTCTACTTAACCAGGGGGAAGAAGACCATCCAGGATTTGCTGATGGAGGCCTACGAGAGAAACTACGAGAGGCTTTTGATAATCAACGTCTGGAAGGGAAACCCCCTCAAGATGACCTTTATCAAGGTCGACCCCAACGACTGGGGCTACCTCGGATACCTCTACCTTCACGGCATAAAGCTCCAGCGGGAGATAGGTTTCAGGAACCTGAGGCCCATCCGGGAGGAGATGCCCTTCATTGTGACAACGGCCAAGCGCGTCGGGATAGACCACACGGCCTTTGCCCAGGCCTTCGCCGAGCTGACCGGCGGAAAGTTCGTCCCGAGGGGCAACAAGAGCCTGACAGCAATAGCGGACAGATACAATACAGACGTCATAGGGGTCATAGAGAACTACCCGCGGGGAATGGCGGTCAACTTCTACCGCCTCGACGTTACGAAGGACAGGGCCGTTGGCCCGCTCATCCTCGTCAAGATATGGATAATGGAGGACGGCCGGAGATGGGACTACAAAGAGGCCCTAGCAAAGAGTGGCCAATCGAGGGGCTGA
- a CDS encoding DNA-directed RNA polymerase subunit P, protein MVKALYRCAKCGREVELDLATTREVRCPYCGSKILYKPRPRVARRVKAI, encoded by the coding sequence ATGGTAAAGGCTCTTTATCGCTGTGCGAAGTGCGGAAGAGAAGTTGAGCTCGACCTCGCGACTACGAGAGAGGTTCGTTGTCCCTACTGTGGCAGTAAAATTCTCTACAAGCCCAGGCCTAGGGTTGCAAGGCGTGTTAAGGCCATCTGA
- a CDS encoding 50S ribosomal protein L37ae, whose translation MGRTVKVGSAGRFGPRYGLKIRRRVAAVEAKMRQKHVCPVCGRRAVRRISTGIWQCQKCGATFAGGAYLPTTPAGKVAKRVVASKA comes from the coding sequence ATGGGAAGGACTGTTAAGGTCGGTTCAGCTGGAAGGTTTGGGCCCAGGTACGGTCTGAAGATTAGGAGAAGAGTAGCCGCCGTTGAGGCCAAGATGAGACAGAAGCACGTCTGTCCCGTCTGCGGAAGGAGGGCCGTCAGGAGAATAAGCACCGGTATCTGGCAGTGCCAGAAGTGCGGTGCAACCTTCGCCGGCGGAGCATACCTCCCGACCACCCCGGCCGGGAAGGTCGCCAAGCGCGTTGTGGCCTCCAAGGCCTGA
- a CDS encoding thiamine ABC transporter substrate binding subunit — protein sequence MKRILALFLAVLLLSLGWSAVPAKAEETLTVYSYDSIEPWMKQIVPIFEKEYGVKVKLVLLGDAGQVLSRLIMEKDNPQADVVVGIDNSYLQKAINEGVLVPYKPENAKYIPDWIIKNFDPNFYLTPYDYGAIAIVYKKDELKNPPKTFEELLKPEWKGKLIVEDPRTSSTGMAFLLWTIAVYGDRWPYYWAKLRDNGVIIVKGWSAGWEMWDKGQAPLFVSYATDPAYAACEENSTNIGAIFLNNTAYLQIEGAGIVKGSKHIELAKKFINFLISKEAQEKLPLNQWMYPVNEEVKPPACFGYALDVSKAKIVSIPSEELAKNTDKWLKEWTAVMVEGKSPEEISPTPSQSSKASSTSTTNKVCGPALVVALAVLPLLLRKRK from the coding sequence GTGAAGAGAATACTCGCGCTGTTCCTCGCGGTGCTCCTCCTCTCGCTCGGCTGGAGCGCCGTTCCAGCCAAGGCCGAGGAGACGCTGACGGTGTACTCCTACGACAGCATAGAGCCGTGGATGAAGCAGATAGTCCCTATCTTTGAGAAGGAGTACGGTGTTAAGGTAAAGCTCGTTCTCCTCGGTGATGCGGGGCAGGTTCTCAGCAGGCTCATAATGGAGAAGGACAACCCCCAGGCCGACGTCGTCGTCGGAATAGACAACAGCTACCTTCAGAAGGCAATAAACGAGGGCGTTCTCGTCCCCTACAAGCCCGAAAACGCCAAGTACATCCCGGACTGGATAATCAAGAACTTCGACCCCAACTTCTACCTGACCCCATACGACTACGGTGCCATAGCAATCGTTTACAAGAAGGACGAGCTGAAGAACCCGCCGAAGACCTTTGAAGAGCTCCTCAAGCCCGAGTGGAAGGGGAAGCTCATAGTCGAAGACCCGAGGACGAGCTCGACTGGTATGGCCTTCCTCCTGTGGACGATAGCGGTTTACGGCGACAGGTGGCCCTACTACTGGGCCAAGCTCAGGGACAATGGTGTTATAATAGTCAAGGGCTGGTCGGCTGGCTGGGAGATGTGGGACAAGGGACAGGCCCCACTATTCGTGAGCTATGCCACTGACCCAGCGTACGCCGCTTGCGAGGAGAACAGCACCAACATCGGGGCGATATTCCTCAACAACACCGCCTACCTCCAGATTGAAGGGGCAGGCATAGTCAAAGGCTCCAAGCACATCGAGCTGGCGAAGAAGTTCATAAACTTCCTCATAAGCAAGGAAGCCCAGGAGAAGCTCCCGCTGAACCAGTGGATGTATCCCGTGAACGAGGAGGTAAAGCCCCCGGCCTGCTTCGGCTATGCCCTCGATGTCAGCAAGGCAAAGATCGTCTCGATACCGAGCGAGGAGCTCGCCAAGAACACTGACAAGTGGCTCAAGGAGTGGACGGCCGTAATGGTCGAGGGTAAGAGTCCCGAGGAGATATCGCCAACTCCCTCACAGAGCTCCAAGGCAAGTTCAACTTCCACCACCAACAAGGTCTGCGGGCCAGCCCTCGTGGTGGCACTGGCAGTCCTACCACTCCTCCTAAGGAAGAGAAAGTGA
- a CDS encoding TIGR00288 family NYN domain-containing protein, which yields MRETLYKVLKRERGEKEEKKEEKTRTIGLIIDGPNILRKEFGIKLEDIVEALERIGKIRVAKVVLNQYAPQGLIEAVVNQGLEPVIVAGDTDVRIAIEAMELIYNSDVDVIALATRDADFLPIIQEAKRRGKETIVIGTEPGFSVALQNAADYVIKMERRKSE from the coding sequence GTGAGGGAAACCCTGTACAAGGTTCTTAAGAGGGAACGGGGCGAGAAGGAAGAGAAAAAAGAAGAAAAGACGAGAACCATAGGCTTGATAATAGACGGGCCCAACATACTCCGTAAGGAGTTCGGGATAAAGCTTGAGGACATAGTGGAGGCCCTTGAAAGAATAGGCAAGATAAGGGTCGCGAAGGTCGTTCTGAACCAGTACGCGCCTCAGGGGTTGATAGAGGCCGTTGTGAACCAGGGACTGGAACCGGTCATCGTGGCCGGCGACACCGACGTCAGGATAGCGATAGAGGCGATGGAGCTGATTTACAACTCGGACGTCGATGTCATAGCCCTCGCAACGAGGGATGCCGACTTCCTGCCCATAATACAGGAGGCCAAAAGGCGCGGAAAGGAGACCATAGTCATAGGGACCGAGCCCGGTTTCTCGGTGGCTCTCCAGAACGCTGCTGACTACGTTATAAAGATGGAGCGCCGGAAGTCCGAGTAA
- a CDS encoding TIGR00288 family NYN domain-containing protein codes for MPGGSWERIVSITKDGIKSIGMMKRKVKRGKRIALLIDGPNMLRKDLGVKLEDIVEALEGFGDIRVAKVILNQYAPQGLIEAVSNQGFEAIIVSGETGVKLAVEAMREIYNPNIDIIALATRNAEFLPVILKAKEKGKETIVIGVEPGFSVALKHAADYTIVLTPRREEE; via the coding sequence ATGCCCGGGGGTAGCTGGGAAAGGATAGTCTCAATAACAAAGGACGGCATCAAAAGCATCGGGATGATGAAGAGGAAAGTGAAGAGGGGGAAGAGGATAGCCCTTCTCATCGACGGTCCCAACATGCTCCGCAAAGACCTCGGTGTCAAGCTTGAGGATATAGTGGAGGCCCTTGAAGGCTTCGGGGACATAAGGGTCGCGAAGGTAATCCTCAACCAGTACGCCCCCCAGGGATTGATAGAGGCGGTCTCAAACCAGGGGTTTGAGGCCATAATAGTATCGGGCGAGACGGGCGTGAAGCTCGCGGTTGAGGCCATGAGGGAAATCTACAATCCAAACATAGACATAATAGCCCTCGCAACAAGGAACGCGGAATTTCTGCCCGTAATTCTGAAAGCCAAGGAGAAGGGGAAGGAGACGATAGTGATAGGCGTTGAACCCGGCTTTTCAGTTGCGCTCAAGCACGCGGCGGACTACACCATAGTCCTCACCCCAAGGAGGGAGGAGGAGTGA
- a CDS encoding tRNA(Met) cytidine acetyltransferase TmcA, with amino-acid sequence MTVKVRFDREVRDYAKSEKVKDEVLKLTETALAQALEKFHRRMIVIEGDTERKAEVAGILAGASARVLSDILDELIKKRLRDESEDKIEVLYATDALGEETFGRKRYEAFRKHFDVLAGSEVNVQAVTFKHTRDILGRTYDLLILDMSYDYSPNDLGRIIETVRGGGLIFILAHPFKKWKDMWTGFHKSLVTPPYTIDDVKKRFNRRLIRKFTEHEGIYIITENGKIKKKPKRSKSQARIKGRKGVPIPEETLFPRELYKMALTEGQVEVLKAFEELAEREGMLVLTADRGRGKSVSVGIAAIGLALALGKRTRIVVTAPEPENVQSLFRFAKRALEKLGFKPYVVEEKGLIKELYARKIGLRYYPPAEGYRKSADLYILDEAAGIHVPILHKYLNKERVVYSSTIHGYEGAGRGFSVKFLKKAREKREFKELHMDEPIRYAYGDPIEKWLFDVLLLDAEPVELTDEDYELIKRKEVYLEKPDLDDWFENDRPELRHFVGIYILAHYRNRPSDVALLADAPHHEARVLRLKNGKIVTAIQIAKEGNIPKNVIEKMAKGYKPRGNIIPDMMVKHHYLKEFARLKGYRIVRIATHPDAMDMGLGSKALELLEKEAREKGLDWIGSGFGASEELVRFWIRNGFAVVHLSPARNPVSGEFTTIVLKPISEKARKLIKKANDEFRIRFTEWLGDTHRELEPEIARWLFETPFGEAVDYPIHLTEIQRKRLDAFTGKVLTYDTVVDAVKPIVKLYFLDGWMKPYLDERQIKLLIYRVLQAHSWEETAKLIDRTETFTMIELRDIIRGLWYYYKRLL; translated from the coding sequence ATGACGGTTAAGGTTCGCTTTGACAGGGAAGTGAGAGACTACGCTAAAAGTGAGAAGGTCAAGGACGAGGTTTTGAAGCTCACCGAGACTGCCCTCGCTCAAGCCCTTGAGAAGTTTCACAGGAGAATGATAGTCATCGAAGGGGACACCGAGAGGAAAGCCGAAGTGGCGGGGATCCTAGCTGGTGCTTCTGCGAGGGTTTTAAGCGATATCCTTGACGAGCTGATTAAGAAGCGCCTCCGCGATGAAAGCGAGGATAAAATCGAGGTTCTTTACGCAACTGATGCCCTCGGCGAGGAGACCTTCGGAAGGAAGCGTTATGAAGCGTTTAGAAAGCACTTTGACGTTTTGGCGGGTTCTGAGGTTAACGTTCAGGCTGTCACCTTCAAGCACACCCGCGACATACTCGGGAGGACTTATGACCTTCTAATTCTGGACATGAGCTACGATTATTCACCTAACGACCTCGGCAGGATCATCGAGACGGTGAGGGGCGGCGGGCTGATATTCATCCTCGCTCACCCCTTCAAGAAGTGGAAGGATATGTGGACGGGCTTCCACAAGAGCCTGGTTACGCCACCTTACACCATAGACGACGTAAAGAAGCGCTTCAACAGAAGGCTCATCAGGAAGTTCACGGAGCACGAGGGGATCTACATCATAACCGAGAACGGGAAGATAAAGAAGAAGCCGAAGAGGAGCAAAAGCCAGGCGAGGATAAAGGGAAGGAAAGGCGTCCCCATTCCGGAGGAGACTCTCTTTCCCAGAGAACTCTATAAGATGGCCCTCACAGAGGGGCAGGTTGAAGTTCTCAAGGCCTTTGAGGAGTTGGCTGAAAGGGAGGGAATGCTCGTTCTCACGGCCGACAGGGGAAGGGGTAAGAGCGTCTCCGTTGGAATAGCCGCCATAGGCCTTGCACTGGCCCTTGGAAAGCGCACCAGAATAGTGGTGACCGCTCCCGAGCCCGAAAACGTTCAATCGCTTTTCCGCTTCGCCAAGAGGGCCCTTGAAAAGCTCGGCTTCAAGCCCTACGTTGTGGAGGAGAAGGGCCTCATAAAGGAGCTCTATGCAAGGAAGATAGGTCTGAGGTATTACCCTCCAGCCGAGGGCTACAGAAAGAGCGCAGACCTCTACATCCTCGATGAAGCGGCGGGAATCCACGTGCCAATACTTCACAAGTACCTCAACAAGGAGCGCGTCGTTTACTCCTCGACAATCCACGGCTACGAAGGTGCTGGCAGAGGCTTCTCCGTCAAGTTCCTCAAGAAGGCAAGGGAGAAGAGAGAGTTTAAGGAGCTCCACATGGACGAGCCGATTAGATACGCCTACGGCGACCCGATAGAGAAGTGGCTCTTTGACGTCCTCCTCCTCGATGCGGAACCCGTCGAGCTCACCGATGAAGACTATGAGCTGATAAAGAGAAAGGAGGTCTACCTCGAAAAACCTGACCTCGACGACTGGTTCGAGAACGACAGGCCAGAACTGAGGCACTTCGTCGGAATCTACATTTTAGCCCACTACCGCAACAGGCCGAGTGATGTCGCTCTTCTGGCAGATGCCCCCCACCACGAGGCGAGAGTTTTGAGGCTCAAGAACGGCAAGATAGTGACGGCAATCCAGATAGCTAAAGAAGGCAACATACCGAAGAACGTCATAGAGAAGATGGCCAAGGGCTACAAGCCGAGGGGAAACATAATCCCGGATATGATGGTCAAGCACCACTATTTGAAGGAGTTCGCAAGGCTTAAGGGATACCGCATAGTTAGAATAGCGACCCACCCGGATGCCATGGACATGGGACTGGGAAGCAAAGCTTTAGAGCTTCTTGAGAAAGAGGCCAGAGAGAAGGGCCTCGATTGGATCGGCTCGGGCTTTGGGGCAAGTGAAGAGCTCGTCCGCTTCTGGATAAGGAACGGCTTTGCCGTTGTGCATCTCAGTCCAGCGAGAAACCCGGTCAGCGGTGAGTTCACCACGATAGTCCTCAAACCGATAAGCGAGAAGGCAAGAAAGCTCATCAAGAAAGCCAACGACGAGTTCAGGATAAGGTTCACAGAGTGGCTGGGCGATACCCACCGCGAGCTCGAACCCGAGATAGCGCGCTGGCTCTTCGAGACGCCCTTTGGCGAGGCCGTTGATTACCCGATTCACCTCACGGAGATACAGAGGAAGAGGTTGGATGCTTTCACGGGCAAGGTTTTAACCTACGACACGGTGGTTGATGCCGTAAAGCCGATAGTGAAGCTCTACTTCCTCGACGGCTGGATGAAGCCCTACCTCGACGAGAGGCAGATAAAGCTCCTCATCTACCGCGTTTTACAAGCTCATAGCTGGGAAGAAACCGCAAAGCTCATAGACAGGACGGAAACCTTCACGATGATAGAACTCAGGGACATCATCAGGGGACTCTGGTATTACTACAAGAGACTTCTCTGA
- a CDS encoding DUF5591 domain-containing protein, giving the protein MSARPKPLQEFTFFPVVNFMTGPPGVLRNGGIWKSIKRGIIRELKLPAIMTQVLHFVDFDLSEKSFNEWFEGGRTLKDWIAQENPEYSPTLFADSGGFKLLYNKEYDLSKYKLKATPESILDLQLKLGADYVASLDYPIPPGLNEKETKERMGKSILNAVRLMELVYDTYKALVFPYLAVHGRSYKEIQYYLNSLVGALEEAGFNRYSNYPFGLAIGSMVPIKNHYELIVEIIKAVRDTLREMSHTLEDVPVHIFGISGKIVPFMYYLGVNSFDSNTYVKAAQNLQFFVSYNRKKRFHEITNKDLDSCPFCARIGGQNLRMVKKILRSKSYSHYHLNGQKIIKSDIYGIIALHNLSMQLKLVDEITAYYPNSREFKEWLVNYSRNDSKLLKIIAKLSTIDDDFIEIINELGLKLPKISREQFYTRKISLKRDPTKFDITKTSYYVSPEKKVILLLSCTPKKPYSKSTTHKVIFRYLQEQGINLRKIEKVTLSGMYGPVPQNFETEPPILEYDFILSSRTPEKQVNLVSTRLKEFLETYAKNRWVVAYIGSKSYREIVKRVQRELNGKVSIILLPDETQLRRRVNSEIRKKVHLRALTATLKKLLDE; this is encoded by the coding sequence ATGTCGGCCCGTCCAAAGCCATTACAAGAATTCACATTTTTCCCTGTCGTTAATTTCATGACAGGTCCCCCAGGAGTTCTTCGAAATGGTGGTATCTGGAAATCTATTAAACGGGGAATTATACGGGAGTTGAAATTGCCTGCAATTATGACTCAAGTTCTCCATTTTGTGGATTTTGATCTCAGTGAAAAGAGTTTTAATGAGTGGTTTGAAGGAGGGCGAACATTAAAAGACTGGATTGCACAAGAAAATCCTGAGTATTCTCCAACGTTATTTGCAGATAGCGGTGGTTTCAAACTCCTGTACAATAAGGAGTACGATTTATCAAAATACAAGCTCAAGGCGACACCTGAGAGCATCTTAGATTTGCAACTTAAACTTGGTGCAGACTATGTTGCCTCTTTGGATTATCCAATACCTCCTGGTTTAAATGAAAAAGAAACTAAGGAGAGAATGGGGAAAAGTATCCTAAACGCAGTACGTCTAATGGAGTTAGTGTATGACACATACAAAGCACTAGTTTTTCCGTATCTTGCCGTTCACGGCAGATCCTACAAGGAGATTCAATATTATCTCAACTCATTGGTGGGTGCACTTGAAGAAGCAGGATTCAACAGGTATTCTAATTACCCGTTTGGACTGGCGATAGGTTCAATGGTTCCAATAAAGAATCATTATGAGCTTATTGTTGAGATAATAAAGGCCGTTAGGGATACATTGCGGGAGATGTCCCATACTTTGGAAGATGTGCCTGTACATATTTTTGGTATTTCAGGAAAGATTGTGCCTTTTATGTATTATCTTGGTGTGAATAGTTTTGACAGTAATACGTATGTCAAAGCAGCTCAGAATCTCCAGTTTTTTGTTTCGTATAACCGAAAAAAGAGATTTCATGAAATCACAAACAAAGACCTAGACTCATGTCCTTTCTGTGCTCGGATTGGAGGTCAAAATCTTCGAATGGTCAAAAAAATCTTAAGAAGCAAGAGTTATTCTCATTACCATCTTAATGGTCAAAAAATAATCAAGTCAGACATTTATGGCATAATCGCCCTGCATAACCTCTCTATGCAACTAAAACTTGTTGATGAAATAACTGCATACTATCCAAATTCCCGTGAATTTAAGGAGTGGCTTGTTAATTATTCTCGCAATGATAGTAAGCTTTTAAAAATAATTGCCAAATTGTCCACAATTGATGATGATTTTATTGAGATTATCAATGAATTGGGGCTGAAACTTCCAAAAATCTCTAGAGAGCAGTTCTACACTAGAAAAATATCCTTAAAGCGTGACCCCACCAAGTTTGACATAACAAAAACCTCTTATTATGTCTCTCCCGAGAAGAAAGTTATTCTACTATTATCATGTACTCCTAAGAAACCTTACTCAAAATCTACAACCCACAAAGTTATTTTTAGATATCTTCAGGAGCAGGGCATTAACTTAAGGAAGATCGAAAAAGTCACTCTCTCTGGCATGTATGGTCCAGTTCCGCAGAATTTTGAAACGGAGCCCCCAATCTTGGAATATGACTTCATATTATCCTCTCGTACCCCTGAGAAACAAGTGAACCTAGTATCCACCAGACTTAAAGAGTTTCTAGAAACCTATGCAAAAAATAGGTGGGTTGTTGCATATATTGGTAGTAAATCATACAGGGAAATTGTCAAAAGAGTCCAAAGAGAGCTAAATGGAAAAGTCTCCATAATCCTCCTTCCAGATGAAACTCAGTTAAGAAGGAGAGTTAATTCAGAAATCAGGAAGAAAGTTCATTTGAGAGCACTCACCGCGACATTAAAGAAGTTGTTAGATGAGTAA